Proteins from one Mixophyes fleayi isolate aMixFle1 chromosome 9, aMixFle1.hap1, whole genome shotgun sequence genomic window:
- the IFNL1 gene encoding interferon lambda-1, which yields MDVTIRMLAVTSLYYTFLWDTATGHPLRTHCHIHRYKSIAPSTMSQVKQLQNLHEMKENKLKCHHGLRLKKFPNCDLQGNERLILTQHRVSLTVKVLENMTMTGLVRQNLETFSILQTELSKCEMIKSPEVEMCLQHLNKYTERVSAECLQEDALLNLVWILVEDLGFLIHRKSREKEPWGKDPQFNLKRPVPKKHRERRKHKKNRLKSNSRS from the exons ATGGACGTCACTATCAGAATGCTGGCTGTCACATCGCTGTACTATACCTTCTTGTGGGACACAGCAACAGGACACCCGCTGAGGAcacactgccatatacacagatataaaTCTATAGCTCCCAGCACTATGTCACAGGTCAAACAGCTGCAGAATCTACAT gaaatgaaagaaaataaactgAAATGCCACCATGGGCTTCGTCTGAAGAAGTTTCCAAACTGTGACTTACAG GGGAATGAAAGACTGATACTCACACAACACAGGGTGTCATTGACTGTAAAAGTCCTGGAAAATATGACTATGACCGGTCTGGTGAGACAGAATCTGGAAACTTTCTCCATTCTCCAGACGGAACTGTCCAAATGT GAGATGATAAAATCCCCTGAGGTGGAGATGTGTCTGCAACATTTGAACAAGTACACAGAAAGG GTGTCTGCAGAATGTCTACAGGAAGATGCCCTGCTCAACCTGGTCTGGATCTTGGTTGAGGATCTGGGTTTCTTGATTCATAGGAAGTCACGTGAAAAGGAACCCTGGGGAAAGGACCCTCAATTCAACCTGAAAAGACCTGTTCCAAAGAAACACAGAGAGAGGAGAAAACATAAGAAAAATAGACTGAAATCAAACTCCCGTTCTTAA